In the genome of Leishmania infantum JPCM5 genome chromosome 27, one region contains:
- a CDS encoding putative histone H1, with the protein MSSDSAVAALSAAMTSPQKSPRSSPKKTAAKKAAAKKAGAKKAGAKKAVRKVATPKKPAKKAAKKAAKKPAKKVAKKVAKKPAKKAAKKPAKKAAKKAAKKK; encoded by the coding sequence ATGTCCTCTGATtccgccgttgctgccctTTCCGCTGCCATGACCTCGCCGCAGAAGTCTCCTCGCTCGTCGCCGAAGAAGACGGCTGCGAAGAAGGccgcggcgaagaaggccgGGGCGAAGAAGGCCGGAGCAAAGAAGGCGGTGAGGAAGGTGGCTACGCCGAAGAAGCCGGCGAAGAAGGCTGCGAAGAAGGCCGCGAAGAAGCCGGCGAAGAAGGTCGCGAAGAAGGTCGCGAAGAAGCCGGCGAAGAAGGCTGCGAAGAAGCCGGCGAAGAAGGCTGCGAAGAAGGCCGCGAAGAAGAAGTAA